The following are from one region of the Centroberyx gerrardi isolate f3 chromosome 16, fCenGer3.hap1.cur.20231027, whole genome shotgun sequence genome:
- the LOC139933108 gene encoding tRNA 2'-phosphotransferase 1 isoform X1 has product MDSDRRGGGRGRGGRGRRGNRGGEDRDVRLSKSMSYALRHGANQMALQMSADGFLFVEDLLAHPQFRSYSLEDVERVVATNDKRRFKLRPHPEDGRLQIRANQGHSVQVTDLELKPVLAGSPGCPGEAVHGSYLRSWSSIQQQGLSRMKRTHIHLAAGLPGEDGVISGMRRDCDLAIFIDVPKALADGIEFFWSENGVLLTPGDAEGKLLPRYFSRALRLRPTRSILPLE; this is encoded by the exons ATGGACAgtgacagaagaggaggaggaagaggaagaggagggagaggaaggagaggaaatcGTGGTGGAGAG GACAGAGATGTCCGCCTGTCAAAGTCCATGTCCTACGCTCTGCGCCATGGAGCCAACCAGATGGCTCTTCAAATGAGTGCAG ATGGCTTCCTGTTTGTGGAGGACCTCCTGGCTCACCCGCAGTTCCGCTCCTACTCATTGGAGGACGTGGAGAGAGTCGTCGCCACCAATGACAAGCGGCGCttcaagctccgcccccacccGGAGGACGGCCGTCTGCAGATTCGAGCCAATCAGGGCCATTCGGTACAG gTAACGGATCTGGAGCTGAAGCCGGTCCTGGCAGGTTCTCCAGGCTGTCCTGGTGAGGCGGTTCACGGCTCCTACCTCCGCAGCTGGAGCTCCATCCAGCAGCAAGGCCTCAGCCGCATGAAGAGGACACACATCCACCTGGCTGCAGGCCTGCCAGGGGAGGACGGCGTCATCAGCG GCATGAGGAGAGACTGTGACCTGGCCATATTTATTGATGTCCCCAAAGCTCTCGCCG ATGGTATTGAGTTCTTCTGGTCAGAGAACGGTGTGTTGCTGACTCCAGGCGATGCAGAGGGCAAACTGCTGCCCAGATACTTCAGCCGAGCCTTGAGACTGAGGCCTACAA GGAGCATCCTGCCGCTGGAATAG
- the LOC139933108 gene encoding tRNA 2'-phosphotransferase 1 isoform X2: MSYALRHGANQMALQMSADGFLFVEDLLAHPQFRSYSLEDVERVVATNDKRRFKLRPHPEDGRLQIRANQGHSVQVTDLELKPVLAGSPGCPGEAVHGSYLRSWSSIQQQGLSRMKRTHIHLAAGLPGEDGVISGMRRDCDLAIFIDVPKALADGIEFFWSENGVLLTPGDAEGKLLPRYFSRALRLRPTRSILPLE; this comes from the exons ATGTCCTACGCTCTGCGCCATGGAGCCAACCAGATGGCTCTTCAAATGAGTGCAG ATGGCTTCCTGTTTGTGGAGGACCTCCTGGCTCACCCGCAGTTCCGCTCCTACTCATTGGAGGACGTGGAGAGAGTCGTCGCCACCAATGACAAGCGGCGCttcaagctccgcccccacccGGAGGACGGCCGTCTGCAGATTCGAGCCAATCAGGGCCATTCGGTACAG gTAACGGATCTGGAGCTGAAGCCGGTCCTGGCAGGTTCTCCAGGCTGTCCTGGTGAGGCGGTTCACGGCTCCTACCTCCGCAGCTGGAGCTCCATCCAGCAGCAAGGCCTCAGCCGCATGAAGAGGACACACATCCACCTGGCTGCAGGCCTGCCAGGGGAGGACGGCGTCATCAGCG GCATGAGGAGAGACTGTGACCTGGCCATATTTATTGATGTCCCCAAAGCTCTCGCCG ATGGTATTGAGTTCTTCTGGTCAGAGAACGGTGTGTTGCTGACTCCAGGCGATGCAGAGGGCAAACTGCTGCCCAGATACTTCAGCCGAGCCTTGAGACTGAGGCCTACAA GGAGCATCCTGCCGCTGGAATAG
- the LOC139933095 gene encoding uncharacterized protein LOC139933095: MEFPQHSQQLLSALRSQRQRGFLCDCTVQVGSSRFLAHRAVLASCSPFFHMFYSDSPGGAGGNGSSSSVTLDSDIVTATAFGLLLDFVYEGVLQLEAPLPVEDILAAASFLHMNEVVRVCKRRLQRRGPLAEADSTRSEESAGARNVTEMGRARGGDVVPVVAVAADRLNAVSTAAALSSVSIVAVRSQSDSVKSERRVGPGSSQARALFVMISCYGGAARSYPPSFSHSPAVTSSPPPVSCRSVVALARSDSGLPPSPHQDIPQLPRDSIRIPSDSVHRHTLGAGQQMLMLIHAQSLPSRLEANPTHSPPQRTHPQIQVHNPISLQHRSPDLHPTPQAQTLTRPKWRWERRADLTLLGRVRMEEIYDLTEVPLT; encoded by the exons ATGGAGTTCCCCCAGCATTCTCAGCAGTTGTTGTCAGCTCTGCGTTCCCAGCGCCAGAGGGGCTTCCTGTGCGACTGTACCGTCCAGGTGGGCTCATCCCGTTTCCTGGCTCACCGGGCCGTCCTGGCCTCCTGCTCGCCTTTCTTCCACATGTTCTACTCCGACTCTCCGGGGGGCGCCGGCGGAAACGGTTCCAGCAGCTCCGTCACGCTGGACAGCGACATCGTCACGGCCACTGCCTTCGGCTTGCTGTTGGACTTTGTGTATGAGGGCGTACTGCAGCTGGAGGCCCCTCTGCCAGTGGAGGACATATTGGCGGCAGCCAGTTTCCTGCACATGAACGAGGTGGTGCGAGTGTGCAAGAGGAGGCTGCAGAGACGAGGGCCTCTGGCTGAAGCGGACAGCACTCGTTCTGAAGAGAGCGCTGGAGCGAGGAATGTGACAGAGATGGGGAGGGCGAGGGGGGGCGATGTTGTGCCCGTGGTCGCCGTGGCGGCAGATCGCTTGAATGCGGTCTCCACGGCGGCGGCGCTTTCATCAGTATCCATAGTGGCAGTGCGGAGTCAGTCGGACTCTGTGAAGTCAGAGAGGAGGGTCGGTCCCGGGTCGTCACAGGCACGAGC ACTTTTTGTTATGATTAGTTGTTATGGAGGAGCTGCCAGATCATaccccccttctttctctcattctccagCAGTAACCAGCAGCCCTCCTCCAGTCAGTTGTCGGTCAGTGGTCGCCCTGGCCCGGTCGGACTCCGGCCTGCCCCCCAGCCCCCACCAGGACATCCCCCAACTGCCCCGGGACTCCATCAGGATACCCTCAGACAGcgtccacagacacacactgggcGCGGGGCAACAGATGCTCATGTTAATCCACGCACAATCACTGCCCTCGCGCTTGGAGGCGAACCCAACGCACTCGCCGCCCCAGCGCACACACCCCCAGATCCAAGTCCACAACCCAATATCGCTCCAACACCGAAGCCCGGACTTGCACCCGACTCCCCAGGCCCAAACCCTTACAAGACCCAAGTGGAGATGGGAGCGTCGCGCAGATCTGACCCTTCTGGGCAGAGTGAGGATGGAGGAGATCTACGACCTGACCGAGGTTCCCCTCACCTGA